AGTGGGCGATAACGACGTTCTTGAAGAACACGCAGAAGCATTTTTTGAAGATCTAAAGATAGATCGCCAATTTCATCCAGAAAAAGTGTGCCACCATTTGCTTGTGCAATAAGTCCCTCGCGGGATGCTTCTGCACCGGTGAAGGCCCCTCGTTTGTGTCCAAATAATGTGCTTGTCCCAAGAGTTTCAGAGAGGGCTGCGCAGTCAACCGTTACAAAAGGAAAATCCGCGCGGGAGCTGTTTTTATGAATCAGTAAGGACATAACTTCCTTGCCGGTTCCTGTTTCCCCTGTGATGTGGATGTTCGCGTCACCTTTTGAGGCGATACTCGCTTGTTGCAACGCATTAAGCCAGGCAGGACTTTTCCCGATCACTTCTTCTCTGCCTCGTAGACTTGGTTCAAATAATAGCTGGGCGGTGGATCTGTAATCAATAAGTCGTTCCAGCATGGTGAGCAACGCGCTGGCAGTCAGTGGCTTTTGCAGATAGTCCCAAGCCCCGTTTCGTAAAGCTCTTATTGCATCATGTTTGTCTGCTGCACCTGTAATGACAATGACATTTGGAGCTGGATTTGTTTCACCTAATAGTTTGGGCATATTATCAATGCCGTTGCCATCAGGAAGCATCACATCAAGAAGCACCACATCAAAGTGCCCCCGTGTAAGTTCTTGGCGCGCCTCGGAAAGAGTTTTTGCTGTTCTTACGGTGTGTTCATTCTGTTTCAGCAAATCGTTTAAAAAAGATCGAACTTCTTCTGCATCATCTACGATAAGAATGCGTGCCATTGTTTTTCCCGTTGTCTTTAACGTTATGTCACTTACGGTGGTATATGCAAAATACTTGCCCATAGCTGATGTAGAAAAGTAGGCAAAATCGGATTGTTTTCTAGAATCACTAGCTGAAATTTAACGCCGCGAGAAACTTACTTCTTGCGGGCTAAAGAAGTCATTTTTACATAATCTCTTAACATTATAGGTTCATATACAACTTCTAAAATGTTGTGTTGATCTGTGAGATCGGCACAGTTATCTTTTTCTTGATTTGTACAAAGAACGATAGGGAGGGTCTTATCGATGTCGCTAACGCGTTGCGCGAAACTCAGTCCTGAAGCTTCATCTGCATGAGCTTCATTTATTATAATGAGAGAAAGACTAAGCTCATCCAATGTATTTATGAAGTTTAAAGCATCATTTTCTGCTGTAGCTTGATGTACAATATGTCCAAGGCGCAGATACAAGCGTTTGGCAAAATCTAGAACCGCTTTGTCAGAGGACACTAAAAGAATAGTGAGCTGTTCAGAGTTTTTTTCTTTAGTTATCCGGTCTTGAGAATGAGGTGTGGGGTGCGAACAGGTATCGTGCTGCCAGCTTGTTGCAGATTCTGAATCTGGGGTAGAATCCATGGTTGCTGCATCAGTACCGCAAGCTAAAGGAATAAGTAGATGGAAAACTGTGCCGTGTGAGCTAGACGCGATCCGTAAGGTGCCCCGCAGTCGCTTTATTGTTTCACGGACAATAAAAAGTCCAATTCCAGTCCCTTGCACCATAGGTTTTGTGGTGTAAAAGGGGGTAAAAATTTGACCAAGCTTGTCGTCTGGGATTCCCGGCCCTGTGTCGCGCACGGTGATTTCAAAAAACTCTCCAGCAGGACAGCTTAAAAGGTACTTTGAGTCTTTTGGAGGAAGATCATTTTCAGTGATAATGACTCGTTGGGTAGTGATGAATAAATTTCCCTTACCCTGCATAGCATCACAAGCATTCCAGCATAGATTGAGGAGTAGCTGAGCTATTTGAGATGTGCTTGTGTTAATGATGCATTGTTGTCCATTTAGCTTGCTGTGTAATATGATTTTAGGCGGAAGTAGCCCCTTCAGAAACAAAATGCTGTCACGAACTACATTACAT
This sequence is a window from Halodesulfovibrio sp. MK-HDV. Protein-coding genes within it:
- a CDS encoding sigma-54 dependent transcriptional regulator — encoded protein: MARILIVDDAEEVRSFLNDLLKQNEHTVRTAKTLSEARQELTRGHFDVVLLDVMLPDGNGIDNMPKLLGETNPAPNVIVITGAADKHDAIRALRNGAWDYLQKPLTASALLTMLERLIDYRSTAQLLFEPSLRGREEVIGKSPAWLNALQQASIASKGDANIHITGETGTGKEVMSLLIHKNSSRADFPFVTVDCAALSETLGTSTLFGHKRGAFTGAEASREGLIAQANGGTLFLDEIGDLSLDLQKMLLRVLQERRYRPLGGKKERDSNFRLISATNRNLLQMVTAGTFRADLYYRLHGISITLPPLRQRGDDICLLAEFHCTTYCHDMNILPKKPSPDCLETLESYTWPGNVRELFNAIEAGVQRSGESPLVLSQHLPTMLRAERFNDAHNTEDYTSHHIADEVNTILLPNAAGELPSLKTARDAVTEEMEYTYLVELMELTMGNIDEACEISRLSRSRLYKYLQQHGIRRSGWKRQ